One window of the Lemur catta isolate mLemCat1 chromosome 6, mLemCat1.pri, whole genome shotgun sequence genome contains the following:
- the RFPL4B gene encoding ret finger protein-like 4B, protein MAKSLREKATCPVCLDFFSNPISLSCAHVFCFYCILNWVSKRDDSKLTCPLCRGSSEKPPVEEWQIRILTLLIKQHGPLLELSLQVSSELQWFREDMTLDAATANSLLVISDDRRSVQCAKTHHDMMEDPRQFTYLTCVLGMSCFSSGRHYWEVEVGEVKEWSLGVCKESVDRKRKSNLSSKHGFWTISMKAGAIHANSIPERRIPASPGLQRVGIFLDVEMEEIKFFDVGNDALIYTYCPLSSLERFSPFFFLELPGESDSSAALRICP, encoded by the coding sequence ATGGCCAAAAGTCTGCGAGAAAAGGCGACCTGTCCAGTTTGCCTGGATTTTTTCTCCAatcctatttctctctcttgtgcACACGTTTTCTGCTTTTATTGCATCCTAAATTGGGTGTCAAAAAGGGATGATTCAAAACTGACCTGTCCCTTGTGTCGAGGATCATCGGAGAAACCTCCCGTGGAAGAATGGCAAATCAGAATATTAACACTTCTCATCAAGCAGCACGGGCCCCTGCTGGAGCTAAGTCTGCAGGTCAGCAGTGAGCTCCAGTGGTTCCGGGAAGATATGACCCTGGATGCAGCCACCGCCAACTCCCTTCTTGTCATCTCCGATGATCGAAGGAGTGTCCAGTGTGCAAAGACCCATCATGACATGATGGAAGACCCCAGGCAATTCACCTACCTGACCTGTGTCCTGGGTATGTCCTGCTTCTCCTCTGGCCGACATTACTGGGAGGTTGAAGTGGGAGAGGTGAAGGAGTGGTCTCTGGGTGTCTGCAAGGAGTCGGTTGACAGAAAGAGGAAGAGCAATTTGTCCTCTAAACATGGCTTCTGGACCATCAGCATGAAGGCGGGAGCAATCCATGCTAACTCCATCCCAGAAAGGAGAATTCCCGCAAGCCCTGGCCTTCAGCGTGTGGGAATTTTCCTGGATGTTGAGATGGAAGAAATCAAATTTTTTGATGTTGGAAATGATGCCCTCATTTATACATactgtcctctctcctctttggAGCGTTTTAGTCCCTTCTTCTTTCTTGAGCTGCCAGGAGAAAGTGACAGCAGTGCTGCCCTGAGAATCTGCCCTTGA